The following coding sequences are from one Haloarcula taiwanensis window:
- a CDS encoding NADH dehydrogenase, with product MTQETTALAHSTVVRVSAESQSQSGNRVRSAARAAADSVPVVRTGPTGITAATPLVMITSDGQTAFYGDPSPATVRDLVDELEAGTVPTAAADAVTEHDPDTTSLPVPERGPLSVGRRDVLGPCGWVAPLDPADWSFVSTEQTADAAAGAGLLGRGRGDAAADEPIAETWETASTADGDPVVVCNANDASGLPTGDGTLLSGAPMAVLDGIAAVAEHVAAEDAVIYVNEAQTALQADLREAIDAVADTLPVVPQLVAGPDEFRAGEPTAALEALEGADRIEPRLQPPSPAKHGLYGRPTVVHTPRTFAQVQRAVADPGGLDADAADPGTRLMTVTGDVAAPATVELGSSASLSAAREAVEMDGSFKMACVGGVLGGITRNLDVPPTAQSLRAAGLGTDGVVELFDTDRCAVETVGKRARFASTENSGRCVPGREGTKQLAELLRDVYDGSFESDKIRELGRVMRQSSNCQTGAHAPRPVTTAIDEFEPEFRAHTNGRCPSGTCTEKL from the coding sequence ATGACACAGGAAACCACGGCCCTCGCTCATTCGACCGTCGTCCGCGTGTCGGCGGAGAGCCAGTCACAGAGCGGGAACCGGGTTCGCTCCGCGGCACGGGCGGCGGCGGACTCGGTCCCGGTCGTCAGGACGGGGCCGACGGGCATCACAGCGGCCACACCGCTGGTGATGATTACGAGTGACGGGCAGACAGCCTTCTACGGCGACCCGTCGCCAGCGACCGTCCGCGACCTCGTCGATGAACTGGAAGCGGGGACAGTACCGACAGCTGCCGCAGACGCGGTCACCGAACACGACCCCGATACGACGTCGCTTCCCGTCCCGGAGCGGGGGCCGCTCTCTGTCGGCCGCCGTGACGTGCTGGGGCCCTGTGGCTGGGTCGCCCCGCTGGACCCGGCCGACTGGTCGTTCGTCTCGACTGAGCAGACCGCCGACGCTGCAGCGGGAGCCGGGCTGCTGGGCCGAGGCCGCGGGGACGCCGCCGCCGATGAACCGATTGCCGAGACGTGGGAAACAGCCAGCACAGCCGACGGTGACCCGGTGGTCGTCTGCAACGCCAACGACGCCAGCGGCCTCCCGACGGGCGACGGCACCCTCCTCTCTGGCGCACCAATGGCGGTCCTCGACGGTATCGCGGCGGTCGCCGAGCACGTAGCCGCCGAGGACGCTGTCATCTACGTAAACGAAGCGCAGACGGCCTTGCAAGCGGACCTTAGAGAGGCCATAGACGCGGTCGCCGACACGCTGCCAGTCGTTCCGCAACTGGTGGCCGGCCCGGACGAGTTCCGCGCCGGCGAACCGACTGCGGCGCTCGAAGCGCTGGAAGGGGCCGACCGCATCGAGCCGCGGCTCCAGCCGCCATCGCCAGCCAAACACGGGCTGTACGGCCGCCCAACGGTCGTCCACACCCCGCGGACGTTCGCGCAGGTCCAGCGGGCCGTCGCCGACCCCGGAGGCCTCGACGCCGACGCCGCGGACCCCGGGACGCGGCTCATGACCGTCACCGGCGACGTGGCCGCACCGGCGACGGTCGAACTCGGGTCCAGCGCCAGCCTCTCGGCGGCCCGCGAGGCAGTCGAGATGGACGGCTCGTTCAAGATGGCCTGCGTCGGCGGCGTCCTCGGTGGCATCACCCGGAACCTCGATGTCCCGCCGACTGCCCAGTCGCTACGGGCGGCCGGGCTCGGAACCGACGGCGTCGTCGAGCTGTTCGACACCGACCGATGTGCTGTCGAAACGGTCGGGAAGCGGGCCCGGTTCGCGTCAACGGAGAACAGCGGCCGGTGTGTCCCCGGTCGCGAGGGGACAAAACAGCTCGCTGAACTCCTGCGTGACGTGTACGATGGTTCCTTCGAGAGTGACAAAATACGCGAACTGGGCCGGGTGATGCGGCAATCGAGCAACTGCCAGACCGGCGCACACGCGCCGCGGCCGGTGACCACCGCCATCGACGAGTTCGAACCCGAGTTCCGCGCCCACACGAACGGCCGCTGTCCCAGCGGCACCTGCACGGAGAAACTATGA
- a CDS encoding reactive intermediate/imine deaminase — MKRTISTDDAPAAVGAYSQATSNGDLLITAGQLPLTTDGELLDDEPVADQTRQCLHNVEAILESDGLSLDDVLKTTVYLDDIDDFDAFNEAYSEFFESDPPARSAVGVGAVPKGAAVEIEAIATTD; from the coding sequence ATGAAGCGAACAATCAGCACCGACGACGCACCGGCCGCAGTCGGCGCGTACAGTCAGGCCACGTCGAACGGCGACCTCCTCATCACCGCCGGACAGCTCCCGCTAACGACAGACGGCGAACTGCTCGACGACGAACCAGTCGCCGACCAGACACGGCAGTGTCTCCACAACGTCGAGGCGATTCTGGAGTCGGACGGGCTCTCGCTCGACGATGTGCTCAAGACCACTGTCTATCTCGACGACATCGACGATTTCGACGCATTCAATGAAGCCTACAGCGAGTTCTTCGAATCGGACCCACCAGCGCGGAGCGCCGTCGGCGTGGGTGCGGTCCCGAAGGGAGCAGCGGTCGAAATCGAGGCTATCGCCACCACCGACTAG
- a CDS encoding EamA family transporter, translated as MNAAVLFGLGTMIAWGFWIAFGNVASSTMDPETAAFVSYAAATVVTGIYVAVSDASLVVTNRGLLFAGAAGVAAAVGVVSTFVGVTVGSTSVVSTIGGMYFITAAVIGVIVFGESMTLTKAAGIGLALTAIIVINQ; from the coding sequence ATGAACGCCGCCGTCCTGTTCGGACTGGGGACGATGATAGCCTGGGGGTTCTGGATCGCGTTTGGCAACGTCGCATCGAGCACAATGGACCCGGAAACCGCGGCGTTTGTCTCCTATGCAGCCGCGACGGTCGTCACAGGCATCTACGTCGCGGTCTCTGACGCGTCGCTCGTCGTCACGAATCGAGGGCTGTTGTTCGCCGGCGCGGCCGGTGTCGCGGCAGCCGTCGGCGTGGTTTCGACGTTCGTCGGCGTAACAGTGGGATCGACATCGGTGGTCTCTACCATCGGCGGGATGTACTTCATCACTGCTGCAGTCATCGGCGTCATCGTCTTCGGAGAATCGATGACCCTGACCAAAGCCGCGGGCATCGGGCTGGCGCTGACCGCGATTATCGTCATCAATCAATGA